A single genomic interval of Halorubrum aethiopicum harbors:
- a CDS encoding DUF3592 domain-containing protein, giving the protein MSSNTDITVAGREIDPVRGGLLFLVVGLALAGYGGYDYLQQQQAIETAEPVEAVVLETDLDSTSSASSPDVDYYPFVRYEYAYRGERYTATGVYPASVQRSYDTRSAAREAIEEYETGETVTAYVTPDSPGDAFLRKQRSNAPFLAIGIGAVIALMGGRSALRGRRA; this is encoded by the coding sequence GTGTCCTCCAACACCGACATCACCGTCGCCGGGCGGGAGATCGACCCCGTCCGCGGCGGCCTGTTGTTCCTCGTCGTCGGGCTGGCGCTCGCCGGCTACGGCGGATACGACTACCTCCAGCAGCAGCAGGCGATCGAGACCGCGGAACCCGTCGAGGCGGTGGTCCTCGAGACCGATCTCGACTCCACGAGCTCGGCTTCGAGCCCGGACGTGGACTACTACCCGTTCGTCCGCTACGAGTACGCGTACCGCGGAGAGAGATACACCGCGACCGGCGTGTATCCGGCGTCGGTTCAGCGGTCCTACGACACCCGGTCGGCCGCGAGGGAGGCGATCGAGGAGTACGAGACCGGCGAGACGGTCACGGCGTACGTGACGCCCGACTCGCCGGGCGACGCGTTCCTCAGGAAGCAGCGATCGAACGCCCCGTTCCTCGCGATCGGGATCGGCGCGGTCATCGCGCTGATGGGCGGGCGGTCCGCGTTGCGGGGGCGTCGGGCCTGA
- a CDS encoding PRC-barrel domain-containing protein, which yields MNAAPEEITSLVGREVYSNNGVFVGEVEDVRLDLDTQSVTGLALAELNGELFAGRVDGNTGVIVPYRWVRAVGDVVLINDVIERLETGTDEPDVEPEQQAT from the coding sequence ATGAACGCTGCTCCCGAGGAGATCACGTCGCTGGTCGGCAGAGAGGTGTACTCGAACAACGGTGTCTTCGTCGGCGAGGTGGAGGACGTCCGCCTCGATCTCGACACGCAGTCCGTGACCGGGCTGGCGCTGGCCGAACTCAACGGCGAACTGTTCGCCGGGCGCGTCGACGGCAACACCGGCGTCATCGTCCCCTACCGCTGGGTCCGCGCGGTCGGCGACGTGGTGCTCATCAACGACGTCATCGAGCGGCTCGAGACCGGCACCGACGAGCCGGACGTCGAACCGGAACAACAGGCGACCTAG
- a CDS encoding sodium:calcium antiporter, with protein sequence MVLGGVLPDTAAVNVLVVVAASGAIWVGSGWLEQAAEGLSTHYGLPPVVQGTVVVAIGSSFPELASVVVTALAGVFDMGVGAIVGSAIFNVLVVPALSGLATDDDLDSSRTIVYKEAQFYMLAVSVLVITFALAVIYEPIALATGDAGGTADTVAAAGTAGASLTGSITRPLAVVPLFVYGLYIFIQWQDTGDYEAETGADVAVLREWGRLAAGLLVILASVEALVSAIESLGHAFGIPEFLAGMTIVAAATSLPDTLVSVRSARDDNSATSLGNVLGSNTFDLLVVIPVGVLIVGAVPVNFSTAVPMFAVLTLATVLLFGILRTDLALTTLESYALLVAYLLFIAWVVAETAGVTRILPA encoded by the coding sequence ATGGTCCTCGGAGGGGTCCTTCCCGACACCGCGGCCGTGAACGTCCTCGTGGTCGTGGCCGCGAGCGGAGCGATCTGGGTCGGAAGCGGGTGGCTCGAGCAGGCCGCGGAGGGGCTCTCGACGCACTACGGGCTCCCGCCGGTCGTCCAGGGAACGGTCGTCGTCGCGATCGGGTCGAGCTTCCCGGAGCTCGCGAGCGTCGTCGTCACCGCGCTCGCCGGCGTCTTCGACATGGGGGTCGGCGCGATCGTCGGCTCCGCGATCTTCAACGTCCTCGTCGTCCCCGCGCTCTCGGGGCTCGCGACCGACGACGACCTCGACTCGAGCCGGACGATCGTGTACAAGGAGGCGCAGTTCTACATGCTCGCGGTCTCCGTCCTCGTCATCACGTTCGCGCTCGCGGTCATCTACGAGCCGATCGCGCTCGCGACGGGGGACGCCGGCGGAACGGCCGACACGGTCGCCGCGGCCGGAACCGCGGGAGCCAGTCTGACGGGATCGATCACGCGCCCGCTCGCGGTGGTTCCGCTCTTCGTCTACGGGCTCTACATCTTCATCCAGTGGCAGGACACCGGCGACTACGAGGCCGAGACGGGAGCCGACGTCGCCGTTCTCCGCGAGTGGGGGAGGCTCGCGGCCGGCCTGCTCGTCATCCTCGCCAGCGTCGAGGCGTTGGTGTCCGCCATCGAGTCGCTCGGGCACGCGTTCGGGATCCCCGAGTTCCTCGCCGGCATGACGATCGTCGCGGCCGCGACGAGCCTCCCGGACACGCTCGTCAGCGTGCGGTCCGCCCGCGACGACAACAGCGCGACGAGCCTCGGCAACGTCCTCGGGTCGAACACCTTCGACCTGCTCGTGGTCATCCCCGTCGGCGTGCTCATCGTGGGGGCGGTCCCCGTGAACTTCTCGACCGCCGTGCCGATGTTCGCGGTCCTCACGCTGGCGACGGTCCTGCTCTTCGGGATCCTCCGGACGGATCTGGCCCTGACGACCCTCGAGTCCTACGCGCTGCTCGTCGCGTACCTGCTCTTCATCGCGTGGGTCGTCGCCGAGACGGCGGGCGTGACGCGGATCCTCCCGGCGTGA